CAATATTTTAACGGCAAAGGAGTGGAGGCAATCGGCATCGGATCGTTCGGTCCCGTCGACCTGGATCCTGCCAGCCCGACCTATGGGTATATAACGACCACTCCGAAGCCCGGCTGGGCGGGCTTTCCGTTCCTGGATACGCTTCGGCAGGCGTTCGACGTTCCGTTCGGATGGGATACGGACGTAAATGCCGCTGCCTTCGGGGAGGCCATGTGGGGGGCGGCCAAAGGACTGGGCAGCTGCTTGTACTTTACCGTCGGCACGGGAATCGGGATAGGGGTATATACGGAAGGGAATTTGGCGCACGGGCTCGTCCACCCGGAAGGCGGCCATATGCTGACAAGACGCCATGTCGAAGACCATGCGGATGGACAGCCCTTTCCGGGCATATGTCCTTATCACGGGGATTGTTTGGAAGGGATGGCTTCGGGCCCGGCTATCGAAAAACGTTGGAAGCGGAAGGGAAGCGAGCTTCCGAACGATCACCCGGCATGGGCCTTGGAGGCGTATTACGTCGGCCAGGCCGTAACCAACGCCATATTGATGCTCTCTCCGAAAAAAATCATTCTTGGAGGAGGCGTCATGCACCAGACCCAATTGTTCCCGATGATTCGTACCGAGATTCAAAACAACCTGAACGGATATGTAAGCGCGAAAGCGATATCGGCCCGAATTGACGAGTATATCGTACCGCCGGGCTTGGGAGACGATGCCGGACTTTGCGGAGCGCTCGCGCTAGGATTGAAGGCAGCCGGCCGCATGCAGCAGCAAAAACCATAGTATGAAGTACATTGAAGAGGGGGCAACCCCTCTTTTTTTGCTTGAGGGTAAAAAAATACAATAAATTTGGGTAATTCCTTCTAATCTATCGGATCTGTTTCCATATTATAATAGCAGTACAGATGCCGGTGGTAAGGGGTAAATCTGTTTGGCAGACAGCTATAGCGTTTCATTATGACGTCCTTAGACCGGGTTCCTCAAAGTTATGGGGTCCGGTCTAATGTTATAATGAATGATGCAAGTGACTTCGTAGAAAAAGGCTGTGAGTTCATTGAGAATAATGACCAGGATTATCCAGTTCATTCTGGATCCTTTTCAACGCAGTATTCGAAATAAATTGATTGTCACGATGATCGGTATTTCTTGCGTCCCCTTGATCTTCATCTCTTTGCTTGCCGCCGAAAATACAAGAAGATCGGTTGAAGCGGAGGTCATTGAGTCCAACTCGTCAAAAATCGAATGGACTGCGGGTTATTTGGGGGAACGGTTCGAGCAAATGAACAATATTATTTACACCCAGCTTATTAACGAAAGCTACAACGATTATATCCGCAAGATGGGGGATGCCAATCCTTCCATTGCTTTTAACGCTCAAAAAGGTTTCGTGAATGCCGTTACCTCGATTTTTTATTCCAACGTCAATTATTTATCCGGGATTCAAATCTATTTGAACGATACGAATAAACAATTTCTCGTCAGCGGCAGCAATATCGAGGTTTTCACGCCACCGCGGATTCCGGAACCGTTCGGCGATTTTTTCAAGAAGCACGTGGATTTCATCATCGAAAATAAAGAACATACCGGCGTCTTTTATCTCATGCGGACCATCAATCGGTTCGAAGACCGGAAACGACTTGGCGGCATTGCGCTTGAAATCAATTGGTCCAATCTGGACAATACGCTGAATTTGCTGACTCCGGGAAGCGAACAAACGGTCATCATCGCCAATCAACAAGGCGAGATCCTATACTCCCTCGGAGGTCAGCCCGTTTCTGCCGATCAATTGATAAAGCTTCAAAACCGCATGCACTCCGGTTCGGGTTATTTTCGAACGGAAGAAGAATATGTGTTTTACGGCAACATCCCGCCATGGAATTTGAACGTCATCAAAGTGATACCCAGCAGTTTTATTAACGACAGCGCGAGAAGAACTTGGCAGTACGCGATCATTATCGGCGCGGTTTCGATCCTCCTTTCCGTCCTCGTTGCTATTATCATTGCCTGGAAGACATCGAAGCCCATTGTGAAATTGGCTAGGGCCATGCAAGGGATGGTCCCTCCGAAAGAGGATGAAACTCCGCCCGTTACGAGGAAAGATGAAATCGGACTGCTGGAGATGCGCTACTACAATATGTCCAAAAGGATCAAAGAATATATCAAGACGGAATACAGCATGAATTTGGAGAAAAAGACCGCCCAATTGAAGGCGCTGCAGGCCCAGGTCAACCCGCATTTTCTGCAAAATACGCTGCAGTTGATCGGCAGTATGGCGTTCTCCAAAAGACCGGACGAAATTTATGATGTCATCCGTTCGTTAAGCGACATGTTCCGCTATATTATCCGGGATCCGGAAGAGCTGACGACGCTTCAGCAGGAACTCGATCACGTTCAAAATTACTTGCACATTCAGAAGCAAAGATTTACTTCCCGCATATCGACGTACATCTTTCTGGAACCGGGCGTAGAATCCTGTGCGATCCCGAAGCTCACTTTGCAGCCTATTGTGGAGAATGCATTCATTCACGGCTTGGATAAGAAAACCGGAGCTTGGGAAATTCATATTACGGTCAAGCATACTGCGGAAGGCATCTTCATCTTGATTGAAGATAACGGGGTGGGCATTCCTCCCGAACGCCTGCTTCAGCTTCAGCACCAGCTGGAGACACAAATCGAACCGTTTCGGGCAGGCAACGAACGGATCGGCTTGAATAATGTGGCCGCGAGAATTCGCATGCATTTCGGGTCCCTCTATGGACTGTCCATCGACAGTCAACCCGGCAAAGGGACCGCCATTCGGCTGCTGCTGCCTAAGGAAAGGAGCGTCACCAGTGATTAAGGTGCTTATTGTCGATGATGAAGAATGGAATCGGGACATCATCAAGAGGTTCGGCAACTGGGAAGCCTACGGGATGCGCATTATAGCGGAAGCCGCCGATGGGCTGGAGGCGATTCGGTTCGTTGAGGAACAGTCTCCCGATATTGTGATTACGGATATGCGCATGCCGGGCATGGACGGGACTGAATTGCTGCAACAGATCCATAGCCGGTTTTCGGCAATCAAGCTGATCGTGGTTAGCGGGCATGACGATTTTGTATATATGAAGCAAGCGATTCTCTCGAAAGCAAAAGATTACTTGTTGAAACCGATCGATCCCAGAGAACTGAATGCCGTATTGCGAAAGTGCAAAGAGGAGATAGAATCTGCCGTTGCGGCGGGGCAGAACGCTGCGTTCGATATCGAGCTGACGAAGATGATCAAAAATGCGATGCCCGCCATCGCTTCTTCCTTTGCCGATCTGGATGCGGACAACGTTCAATCCGCTTTCCGGCAGCTGGGGGCCCAAATCGATGCCTATAAGCGATTGGAAGCGTTCGAGATGGAACACGTGTATCAGGAGTATTTATTTTTACTGAAAGAGCTTATGGCGAAAAACTTGGTTGATGGCGATCCCCTGCCCTTAGAATCATGCGGATTTTCTTCATGGGAAGCGGTCGTGGAGGAATTGTCCAAGCTTTATGTTTCTATCATCGAAGATTTGATCCATCAACGGAAAAATAAGAAAAAGTTGAATTTGCGGGATATTAAAAGGTATATCGAAAACAATTTCACCAGGCCCATTACGGTGGAGAAGATCGCCCAAGTTTATTTTGTCAGCTATGTCTACCTCAGCCGGGCATTCAAAAGCGAGTTTGCCGTCAATATTACGGACTATATGCAACAGCTGCGAATGGAGAAGGCCAAAGAGCTGATCGTCATCAATCGGATTCCGATTAAAGCGGTGGCTGAAATGTGCGGGTACGAAGATGTCGCTTATTTCTACAGAGTGTTTAAGAAATATTTCGGCATAGCTCCCGGAGAAATGCGCAAAAATCAAGAAGAAGGTTAAAAAAATGCAATGAAAGCGGGTAAATTCATCTAATTAACTGATTCCGGTATTCCTTTATAATCAAAATGTAATCCATTACAGGGAGGTCGCAATATATGAGAAAAAGTTGGAAGGTCATGTTGAGTACGGCGGCTGCGATCTCGCTGCTCGCGGGATGCTCGGCAAAAGGCGATGGCGGCGGGAATACCGGCAATCAAGCTTCGGGAAGCGGCGTGGCCGCGCCGAAGGAAGTCACCTTGAAGGTCTTTCTGGCTCAGCCGCGATTCAAAGAGCAATACGACAAGTTTGTCGCCGACTTCACGGCCAAAGAGAAAGCGGAGAAAAACATCAATGTCAAAGTGCAGATGGAAATGCCGCCGATCGATCAAGCGCCGCAAATTTTGAAAACAAGACTGGCGGCCAACGATGGTCCGGATGTGTTCTCCTTGCACGCGATCAACGATCTGCCGACTTATTATAAAGCCGGTTATGTAGATGATCTGTCCAAGCAGCCATTCGCGGGTAAAATTCTGGATAGCGTCAGACCGGCTGTCACGATTGACAACAAGGTGCTGGCCGTACCGCTTGAAACGCTGAACTGGGGTTATTTGTACAATAAGAAAATATTTGCCGATCTCGGGCTGAAGCCGCCGACAACCGTTACCGAAATGAAGTCGGTGATCGAGACGTTGAAGAAAAATAAAATTACGCCTTTCCAGCTGGCCTATAAAGAAGCGGGATCGCCGCAGCTCTTCTTGCCGCTAACCGTCGGTGCACTGGTCAATACGGAAAACAAGGACTTCGTCGACCGGATGAACAGCGACAAAGGTTCGTTCTCGGAGATCAAAAATCAGCTGTTTGGCAATTTTGACCTGGTGAATGCCAACGGAACCGAACGGGCGCTGGAAGTATCCGCAGCCGAAGGCGCGGCGGCGTTCGCTCAAGGAAAAGCGGCGATGTGGGTGATGGGACCCTGGTATGCCGATACGCTTCTGAAGTCGAACCCGGATCTGCAGTTCGGCGTTGCGCCGCTGCCGGTCAACGATAATCCGAACGCCACGATGATCAATATGAGCGTCTCCACTTCGCTCGCTGTCGCTGCGGGCAGCAAAAACAAAGAAGTGGCGTACGATTTCGTAAACTTTGTGCTGGACGATAAGGTAACGAACGATTTGTTCAAGAGCTTGAAGTACAATCCGAATGCCAAAAATCATACGTTCGAAAGCTATCCGTGGATTAACGAAGCGCTGACTTATGTTAAAGAGGGCAAAGCGTACAAAGATCCGACCATGCCGCCTGCGGTCAAGGACGAGGTCGGGAAGCTGCTGCAAGCGTACTATTCCAAATCGATTTCGCAGGATGACGTCATCAGCGTCTTGGACAAGGCTTGGAAGAACGCCAATAAAATCAACAAATAGTTCTGCGAACGAACAACGATAAAGACAGCAGAAATGCTGTCTTTATCCCTTCCTGGAGGTGCACGTAATAATGAAAAACAGCCATCTGTCCTTGCTCGCATTCGTCGCCCCGGCATTCATCACCTATTTGGTAATGCTGATGATTCCGACTCTAGGCGGCTTTTATTACAGCTTTACGGATTGGAACGGGCTCGCCAAAAGCTATCGTTTCGTCGGCTTAGACAACTTCGTTGAAGCGATCACGGAAGATTCCGACTTTCTTCATGCAATTAGGTTTACTCTCAAATACGTCGTCTTCATGGTCATCGCGCAAAATGCGATCGCGCTCCTGCTTGCGATTCTCATCGAATCGCGGCGGAAGACGAAAGGTTTGTTCAGAACGATCTTTTTTATGCCGAATATGGTCAGCTTGATTATTAGCGCATTCATATGGACCTTCGTGTTTTCTCAAGTGCTGCCTCAGCTAGCCGCCAAGACGGGGATGTTGTTTCTGAATCAAGAGTGGGTCGGGAATCCGAAGGTGGCCTTCTTCTCCATCGCCATCGTTTCCTTATGGCACGGCGTCGGGTATATGATGATTATTTATTTGGCCGCCCTGCAGGGAGTGCCGCAATCGCTTCGCGAGGCCGCCACGATCGACGGCGCCACTCCCGTTCAGACGCTTGTTCATATCACGCTGCCCATGATCACGCATGCGCTTACGATATGCTTCTTTCTTACTTTAAACAGCGCATTTAAGGTTTACGACGTCGTTTATGGATTGACCGGCGGAGGGCCGGGCAGAGCGACGCAGGTGATCACCATGAATATTTTTGAGGAAGCGTTCTCGAGCAACTTCCGTTACGGCTATGCCAGCGCGAAATCGGTGCTTCTCTTCGTTATGATCATGCTGTTTACCTTTGTTCAGGTTTTTGTGATGAAGAAGCGGGAGGTGGAAGCGTGAGGACGGCGAGGCTGTATTCCTTTATCATTACCATCGTACTGTCGCTGTTTGCGGTTGTTTCCTTCTTTCCTTTGTACATGACCGTCTTGAACTCTTTCAAAACGGAAAAAGAAATATTCGGCTCCATCTTGTCGCTGCCGACTGCAATGCATATCGAGAATTATACGGATGCCCTTCAGAAGACTCAACTGCTGTCCAGTCTCGGAAATACGGTGATTGTCTCGGTGCTCGGGATTGCCGGCATCTTACTGTTCGCTTCTTTGGCAGGCTATAAGCTGTCCCGAACGCCCGGCAAGCTGAGCGGTTTGATTTTCTTCCTGTTCATCTCTTCCATGCTGGTGCCTTTCCACTCGATCATGATCCCGCTGGTGAAGACGGCAAAAAGCCTGTCGTTGCAAGGCAGCATCTACGGACTTGCCGTCATTTATATCGGTCTGGGCGTGAACATGGCGATCTTCTTATACCATGGGTTTGTGAAGTCTATTCCCCGCGAGCTGGAGGAATCGGCTTATATGGACGGCTGCGGGCAATTCAGAACGTTTACGACCATCATTCTCCCTTTGCTTCTGCCGATTACCGTTACTGCAGGCATCTTGAATTTTTTGTGGATTTGGAACGATTTCCTGCTGCCATTGCTGATGATTCAGGATGCTAACGATTATACGCTGATCCTCTCTACCAATAAATTATTCGGTGAATATACGAAAGACTGGTCGCTAATTTTGGCGGCCTTGGTGCTGACGGCGATTCCGGTTATTCTCATTTATGCGATTTTCCAGAAATTCATTGTATCGGGGATAGCGGAAGGTGCGGTTAAAGGTTGAGCGTTTGCCCGCAAACAGGTGGTCCCGGATGATTACGGAGAGAGGATCGACACATGTGAAAAACGGAAAGATATA
The window above is part of the Paenibacillus hamazuiensis genome. Proteins encoded here:
- a CDS encoding carbohydrate ABC transporter permease; the encoded protein is MKNSHLSLLAFVAPAFITYLVMLMIPTLGGFYYSFTDWNGLAKSYRFVGLDNFVEAITEDSDFLHAIRFTLKYVVFMVIAQNAIALLLAILIESRRKTKGLFRTIFFMPNMVSLIISAFIWTFVFSQVLPQLAAKTGMLFLNQEWVGNPKVAFFSIAIVSLWHGVGYMMIIYLAALQGVPQSLREAATIDGATPVQTLVHITLPMITHALTICFFLTLNSAFKVYDVVYGLTGGGPGRATQVITMNIFEEAFSSNFRYGYASAKSVLLFVMIMLFTFVQVFVMKKREVEA
- a CDS encoding carbohydrate ABC transporter permease; its protein translation is MRTARLYSFIITIVLSLFAVVSFFPLYMTVLNSFKTEKEIFGSILSLPTAMHIENYTDALQKTQLLSSLGNTVIVSVLGIAGILLFASLAGYKLSRTPGKLSGLIFFLFISSMLVPFHSIMIPLVKTAKSLSLQGSIYGLAVIYIGLGVNMAIFLYHGFVKSIPRELEESAYMDGCGQFRTFTTIILPLLLPITVTAGILNFLWIWNDFLLPLLMIQDANDYTLILSTNKLFGEYTKDWSLILAALVLTAIPVILIYAIFQKFIVSGIAEGAVKG
- a CDS encoding extracellular solute-binding protein, which gives rise to MRKSWKVMLSTAAAISLLAGCSAKGDGGGNTGNQASGSGVAAPKEVTLKVFLAQPRFKEQYDKFVADFTAKEKAEKNINVKVQMEMPPIDQAPQILKTRLAANDGPDVFSLHAINDLPTYYKAGYVDDLSKQPFAGKILDSVRPAVTIDNKVLAVPLETLNWGYLYNKKIFADLGLKPPTTVTEMKSVIETLKKNKITPFQLAYKEAGSPQLFLPLTVGALVNTENKDFVDRMNSDKGSFSEIKNQLFGNFDLVNANGTERALEVSAAEGAAAFAQGKAAMWVMGPWYADTLLKSNPDLQFGVAPLPVNDNPNATMINMSVSTSLAVAAGSKNKEVAYDFVNFVLDDKVTNDLFKSLKYNPNAKNHTFESYPWINEALTYVKEGKAYKDPTMPPAVKDEVGKLLQAYYSKSISQDDVISVLDKAWKNANKINK
- a CDS encoding response regulator transcription factor, which produces MIKVLIVDDEEWNRDIIKRFGNWEAYGMRIIAEAADGLEAIRFVEEQSPDIVITDMRMPGMDGTELLQQIHSRFSAIKLIVVSGHDDFVYMKQAILSKAKDYLLKPIDPRELNAVLRKCKEEIESAVAAGQNAAFDIELTKMIKNAMPAIASSFADLDADNVQSAFRQLGAQIDAYKRLEAFEMEHVYQEYLFLLKELMAKNLVDGDPLPLESCGFSSWEAVVEELSKLYVSIIEDLIHQRKNKKKLNLRDIKRYIENNFTRPITVEKIAQVYFVSYVYLSRAFKSEFAVNITDYMQQLRMEKAKELIVINRIPIKAVAEMCGYEDVAYFYRVFKKYFGIAPGEMRKNQEEG
- a CDS encoding ROK family protein, encoding MRIGAIEAGGTKFVCGVGDEAGNIEDKASFPTGHPEKTMERAIQYFNGKGVEAIGIGSFGPVDLDPASPTYGYITTTPKPGWAGFPFLDTLRQAFDVPFGWDTDVNAAAFGEAMWGAAKGLGSCLYFTVGTGIGIGVYTEGNLAHGLVHPEGGHMLTRRHVEDHADGQPFPGICPYHGDCLEGMASGPAIEKRWKRKGSELPNDHPAWALEAYYVGQAVTNAILMLSPKKIILGGGVMHQTQLFPMIRTEIQNNLNGYVSAKAISARIDEYIVPPGLGDDAGLCGALALGLKAAGRMQQQKP
- a CDS encoding sensor histidine kinase; its protein translation is MTRIIQFILDPFQRSIRNKLIVTMIGISCVPLIFISLLAAENTRRSVEAEVIESNSSKIEWTAGYLGERFEQMNNIIYTQLINESYNDYIRKMGDANPSIAFNAQKGFVNAVTSIFYSNVNYLSGIQIYLNDTNKQFLVSGSNIEVFTPPRIPEPFGDFFKKHVDFIIENKEHTGVFYLMRTINRFEDRKRLGGIALEINWSNLDNTLNLLTPGSEQTVIIANQQGEILYSLGGQPVSADQLIKLQNRMHSGSGYFRTEEEYVFYGNIPPWNLNVIKVIPSSFINDSARRTWQYAIIIGAVSILLSVLVAIIIAWKTSKPIVKLARAMQGMVPPKEDETPPVTRKDEIGLLEMRYYNMSKRIKEYIKTEYSMNLEKKTAQLKALQAQVNPHFLQNTLQLIGSMAFSKRPDEIYDVIRSLSDMFRYIIRDPEELTTLQQELDHVQNYLHIQKQRFTSRISTYIFLEPGVESCAIPKLTLQPIVENAFIHGLDKKTGAWEIHITVKHTAEGIFILIEDNGVGIPPERLLQLQHQLETQIEPFRAGNERIGLNNVAARIRMHFGSLYGLSIDSQPGKGTAIRLLLPKERSVTSD